From Channa argus isolate prfri chromosome 21, Channa argus male v1.0, whole genome shotgun sequence, one genomic window encodes:
- the wnt16 gene encoding protein Wnt-16 — MDVEVMERRGCRVRHMCALTLLLVSVCPLCCRASWMWLAVSPTLVPEQLGCADLPLSPRQRELCRKKPFVLPRVQSGARLAVSECQNQFRHERWNCSTKEDRTVFGYELTSGTKETAFIYAVMAAGLVHAVTRSCSLGNMTECGCDARLRGGHSSAEGWHWGGCSDHIQYGTWFSRRFMDSSVKNTSTTTGGYTLVTMNEHNSEAGRQAIDRTMSTDCRCHGVSGSCAVKTCWRTMAAFERVGVYLKERYERSVQVSDRSKRKTRRKDQQRPPVDKHQLIFLNKSPNYCVADRRRGIAGTRGRSCNRTSSGPDGCNLLCCGRGYNTHVVRHVQRCECKFVWCCFVSCRRCESMNDMHTCK, encoded by the exons ATGGACGTGGAGGTCATGGAGAGACGTGGCTGTAGAGTCCGACACATGTGCGCGCTGACTCTGCTGCTGGTCTCCGTGTGCCCGCTCTGCTGCAGAGCCAGCTGGAT GTGGCTGGCTGTGAGTCCGACCCTAGTCCCAGAACAGCTGGGCTGCGCTGACCTGCCTCTGAGTCCCAGACAGCGCGAGCTGTGCCGGAAGAAGCCGTTCGTGCTGCCCAGGGTCCAGAGCGGAGCCCGACTGGCAGTGTCCGAGTGTCAGAATCAGTTCAGACACGAGAGGTGGAACTGCTCCACTAAGGAGGACCGGACCGTGTTCGGATACGAGCTTACGAGCG GTACCAAAGAGACGGCGTTTATCTACGCTGTGATGGCCGCGGGTCTGGTCCACGCCGTGACGCGCTCCTGTAGTCTGGGCAACATGACGGAGTGCGGCTGCGACGCGCGGCTGCGGGGCGGCCACTCTTCGGCGGAGGGCTGGCACTGGGGCGGCTGCTCGGATCATATCCAGTACGGGACCTGGTTCAGCCGTAGGTTCATGGACAGCAGTGTCAAAAACACGTCCACGACTACTGGGGGGTACACGCTGGTCACCATGAACGAGCACAACAGCGAGGCCGGGCGACAG GCGATCGACAGGACGATGTCGACAGACTGTCGCTGTCACGGTGTCTCCGGTTCCTGCGCGGTGAAGACGTGCTGGAGGACGATGGCGGCGTTCGAGCGAGTTGGCGTTTACCTGAAGGAGCGCTACGAGCGCAGCGTCCAGGTGTCGGACCGCTCAAAGAGGAAGACCAGGAGGAAGGACCAGCAGCGGCCCCCCGTGGACAAACACCAGCTCATTTTCCTCAACAAGTCTCCAAATTACTGCGTGGCGGACCGGCGGCGGGGCATCGCCGGCACCAGAGGACGCAGCTGCAACCGCACCTCGAGCGGCCCGGACGGCTGCAACTTGCTGTGCTGCGGCCGAGGGTACAACACACACGTGGTGAGACACGTCCAGCGCTGCGAGTGCAAGTTCGTGTGGTGCTGCTTCGTCAGCTGCCGGCGCTGTGAGAGCATGAATGACATGCACACCTGTAAATAA
- the cped1 gene encoding cadherin-like and PC-esterase domain-containing protein 1 isoform X2 — translation MRCLLASAARPLLRDTGMILRRSSFSGPLLLGVAVCLFYQTLMVVRNRLRSGQPAVKDVRSRKSSVVQMEETRVLISSLESLRNQLQVWSQNPSRHRRAVVLRGRHQVSDTEVQLYQQVLQQMNYEVQMSTYAETSSFLRTNQGGNAPGFRQDTGVIMFGSLVLPGLGGWSLLLCLSSSERSCLRRISFSQLQRHQMVNLIPGLMEAFSDAGGGLCNFYTQLHLTNLPMKPYSCGLTNHMLQIPQDSHSPGVVAMVNVFVLVTSAKPLTSFLHDISVVTTNQELKGRPTKFRDFLLQQLGPTNSQKALGQTKKVIAEVLQAATSTKQWKQTLHRCVLCYQLLTFTLLFSGSTTPVIIQVDTGLTFSAQSQDMFDGQITKDLILEDMLRFTLMPQTHLSSEIEGRQYGGCRGTHSVCLSEDQFLLLLQFQQQMKMPSPFQGNISDLLLRISHYYELQRNSSYRNDKTKEPTNRDATVVFSQDIVKGPCVDPYLKQIYTDPPLSLTPPFSPRVKEYRAEVTFDTLTVRIRPEPLSLACRVHLDDHRGPRMANYPVGLGNSRISILVTDNAEPDPVVMTIYTFHIYRDSRPSLPMFGDHVTCSFVQDCGLLVQPGQECGLQPFIRSQSLLQTCSSGHAPGRWVVPCLSCSDNRTCDWREVAWQPDGCYHQLVDRPQLQDCMMDRKVLFIGDSTNRGMMYFLMERVNSSLHDWGKAHDTLVYRNLNGGRTQVGYSYYPQFWLKKKQRPMFKQALLQLLNRSRPLVNSNLTVLVVGGVQWLNTDHLRTVREVLDRESLSNILVVVKSLGMGFHLPVDGIRSLGLREVQDLYRENSNIIGTAKNHGYEVIDTFSITLGRYKEFLQGRCACHFHEVEKIGSSRIPDNTLSITNKIRLTRTGPGSSSQSAVQDMEQDARSSPATYHVKGPVNQVYSEILLSRLCPKTRN, via the exons CTCCAGGTGTGGTCACAGAACCCCTCCCGGCATCGGCGGGCTGTGGTCCTGAGGGGTCGACATCAGGTTTCAGACACCGAGGTCCAGCTGTACCAGCAGGTATTGCAGCAGATGAACTACGAGGTCCAGATGTCCACATACGCTGAGACCAGCAGTTTCCTCAGAACAAACCAGG GTGGAAATGCACCAGGATTTAGACAAGATACAGGTGTCATCATGTTTGGATCATTGGTCCTGCCAG GTCTGGGGGGATGGAGCTTGTTGCTGTGTCTCAGTAGTTCAGAGAGGAGCTGTCTAAGAAGAATCTCCTTCTCTCAACTGCAGCGTCATCAGATG GTGAACCTGATTCCTGGGCTAATGGAGGCATTCTCTGATGCAGGTGGAGGACTCTGTAACTTCTATACTCAGTTACACCTGACAA ATTTACCCATGAAGCCATATTCCTGTGGATTGACCAATCACATGCTGCAGATTCCTCAGGACAG TCACTCACCTGGTGTGGTTGCCatggtaaatgtttttgtcctggTGACTTCAGCCAAACCTCTGACATCATTCCTTCATGACATCAGCGTGGTGACCACCAATCAAGAGCTGAAGGGACGACCCACAAAG TTCAGGgacttcctgctgcagcagctcgGACCAACAAACTCCCAAAAGGCTTTGGGGCAGACGAAGAAGGTGATAGCGGAAGTGCTGCAGGCAGCAACGTCGACCAAACAGTGGAAACAAACTCTCCACAG GTGTGTGCTGTGCTACCAGCTGCTCACCTTCACTCTGCTGTTCAGTGGCTCCACCACACCTGTTATCATCCAG GTGGATACTGGTTTAACCTTTTCTGCTCAGAGCCAGGACATGTTTGATGGACAGATCACCAAAGACCTGATCCTGGAAGACATGCTTCGCTTTACCCTGATGCCACAAACACACCTGTCCTCAGAGATAGAGGGGAGACAG TATGGGGGCTGCAGAGGGACACACAGTGTCTGTTTGTCAGAAGACCAGTTTCTCCTCCTGCTTCAGTTTCAGCAACAGATGAAGATGCCGTCACCTTTTCAAGGG AACATTTCTGATCTCCTGCTCCGGATCAGTCATTACTACGAGTTGCAGAGAAACAGCAGCTACAG AAATGACAAGACAAAAGAACCGACTAATCGGGATGCAACTGTGGTGTTTTCCCAGGATATAGTCAAAG gtcCCTGTGTGGACCCCTACCTCAAACAGATCTACACCGACCCCCCTCTTTCCCTGACTCCACCCTTTAGTCCCCGGGTGAAGGAGTATCGTGCTGAGGTGACCTTTGACACGTTGACTGTTCGGATCAGACCAGAGCCCCTCAGCTTGGCCTGCAGGGTCCACCTGGATGACCATCGAGGACCTAG GATGGCGAATTACCCGGTCGGCCTTGGTAACAGCAGGATCAGCATATTGGTGACGGACAATGCTGAGCCGGACCCCGTTGTCATGACAATCTACACCTTCCATATTTACCGTGACAGCCGGCCCAGTCTGCCCATGTTCGGAGATCACGTGACCTGCAGCTTTGTCCAG GACTGTGGTCTGCTGGTTCAGCCGGGTCAGGAATGTGGTCTCCAGCCTTTCATCAGGTCTCAGAGTCTACTTCAGACCTGCAGCTCAGGACACGCACCAG GTCGGTGGGTGGTTCCCTGTCTCAGCTGTTCTGACAACAGGACGTGTGATTGGAGGGAGGTTGCCTGGCAACCAGACGGTTGTTACCATCAGTTAGTGGACCGTCCCCAGCTGCAGGACTGTATGATGGACAGGAAG GTGCTGTTTATCGGCGACTCGACCAACCGTGGGATGATGTACTTCCTGATGGAGCGAGTCAACTCTAGTCTGCATGACTGGGGGAAAGCTCACGACACACTGGTTTACAGAAACCTGAATGGGGGCCGGACTCAGGTCGGATACTCGTACTACCCCCAGTTCTGGTTGAAGAAGAAGCAGCGGCCAATGTTCAAGCAGGCGCTGCTTCAGCTGCTCAATAG GTCACGACCTCTGGTGAACTCTAACCTGACTGTGTTAGTGGTGGGAGGGGTCCAGTGGCTCAACACTGATCACCTAAGGACGGTCCGAGAGGTCCTGGACAG GGAGTCTCTCAGTAACATTCTGGTGGTGGTAAAATCTTTGGGGATGGGTTTCCACCTTCCTGTAGATGGGATCAGATCTCTTGGCCTG AGAGAGGTCCAAGATCTGTACAGAGAGAACAGCAACATCATCGGCACAGCAAAGAATCATGGGTATGAGGTGATCGACACATTCAGCATCACGCTGGGTCGATACAAAGAGTTCCTGCAGGGACGATGTGCCTGTCACTTTCACGAG GTGGAGAAAATTGGGTCATCCAGAATCCCGGACAACACCTTGTCCATCACAAACAAAATCAGATTAACCAGAACCGGACCAGGATCCAGCAGCCAATCAGCTGTGCAGGACATGGAACAGGACGCTAGGTCTAGCCCCGCAACCTATCATGTAAAAGGACCAGTAAACCAGGTGTACTCTGAGATCCTGCTGAGCCGCCTGTGTCCCAAAACTAGAAACTAA
- the cped1 gene encoding cadherin-like and PC-esterase domain-containing protein 1 isoform X3, with translation MRCLLASAARPLLRDTGMILRRSSFSGPLLLGVAVCLFYQTLMVVRNRLRSGQPAVKDVRSRKSSVVQMEETRVLISSLESLRNQLQVWSQNPSRHRRAVVLRGRHQVSDTEVQLYQQVLQQMNYEVQMSTYAETSSFLRTNQGLGGWSLLLCLSSSERSCLRRISFSQLQRHQMVNLIPGLMEAFSDAGGGLCNFYTQLHLTNLPMKPYSCGLTNHMLQIPQDSHSPGVVAMVNVFVLVTSAKPLTSFLHDISVVTTNQELKGRPTKFRDFLLQQLGPTNSQKALGQTKKVIAEVLQAATSTKQWKQTLHRCVLCYQLLTFTLLFSGSTTPVIIQVDTGLTFSAQSQDMFDGQITKDLILEDMLRFTLMPQTHLSSEIEGRQYGGCRGTHSVCLSEDQFLLLLQFQQQMKMPSPFQGLYLSSTSTSSSSSSHAQNISDLLLRISHYYELQRNSSYRNDKTKEPTNRDATVVFSQDIVKGPCVDPYLKQIYTDPPLSLTPPFSPRVKEYRAEVTFDTLTVRIRPEPLSLACRVHLDDHRGPRMANYPVGLGNSRISILVTDNAEPDPVVMTIYTFHIYRDSRPSLPMFGDHVTCSFVQDCGLLVQPGQECGLQPFIRSQSLLQTCSSGHAPGRWVVPCLSCSDNRTCDWREVAWQPDGCYHQLVDRPQLQDCMMDRKVLFIGDSTNRGMMYFLMERVNSSLHDWGKAHDTLVYRNLNGGRTQVGYSYYPQFWLKKKQRPMFKQALLQLLNRSRPLVNSNLTVLVVGGVQWLNTDHLRTVREVLDRESLSNILVVVKSLGMGFHLPVDGIRSLGLREVQDLYRENSNIIGTAKNHGYEVIDTFSITLGRYKEFLQGRCACHFHEVEKIGSSRIPDNTLSITNKIRLTRTGPGSSSQSAVQDMEQDARSSPATYHVKGPVNQVYSEILLSRLCPKTRN, from the exons CTCCAGGTGTGGTCACAGAACCCCTCCCGGCATCGGCGGGCTGTGGTCCTGAGGGGTCGACATCAGGTTTCAGACACCGAGGTCCAGCTGTACCAGCAGGTATTGCAGCAGATGAACTACGAGGTCCAGATGTCCACATACGCTGAGACCAGCAGTTTCCTCAGAACAAACCAGG GTCTGGGGGGATGGAGCTTGTTGCTGTGTCTCAGTAGTTCAGAGAGGAGCTGTCTAAGAAGAATCTCCTTCTCTCAACTGCAGCGTCATCAGATG GTGAACCTGATTCCTGGGCTAATGGAGGCATTCTCTGATGCAGGTGGAGGACTCTGTAACTTCTATACTCAGTTACACCTGACAA ATTTACCCATGAAGCCATATTCCTGTGGATTGACCAATCACATGCTGCAGATTCCTCAGGACAG TCACTCACCTGGTGTGGTTGCCatggtaaatgtttttgtcctggTGACTTCAGCCAAACCTCTGACATCATTCCTTCATGACATCAGCGTGGTGACCACCAATCAAGAGCTGAAGGGACGACCCACAAAG TTCAGGgacttcctgctgcagcagctcgGACCAACAAACTCCCAAAAGGCTTTGGGGCAGACGAAGAAGGTGATAGCGGAAGTGCTGCAGGCAGCAACGTCGACCAAACAGTGGAAACAAACTCTCCACAG GTGTGTGCTGTGCTACCAGCTGCTCACCTTCACTCTGCTGTTCAGTGGCTCCACCACACCTGTTATCATCCAG GTGGATACTGGTTTAACCTTTTCTGCTCAGAGCCAGGACATGTTTGATGGACAGATCACCAAAGACCTGATCCTGGAAGACATGCTTCGCTTTACCCTGATGCCACAAACACACCTGTCCTCAGAGATAGAGGGGAGACAG TATGGGGGCTGCAGAGGGACACACAGTGTCTGTTTGTCAGAAGACCAGTTTCTCCTCCTGCTTCAGTTTCAGCAACAGATGAAGATGCCGTCACCTTTTCAAGGG CTTTatctctcctccacctctacctcctcttcctcctcctcccatgcTCAGAACATTTCTGATCTCCTGCTCCGGATCAGTCATTACTACGAGTTGCAGAGAAACAGCAGCTACAG AAATGACAAGACAAAAGAACCGACTAATCGGGATGCAACTGTGGTGTTTTCCCAGGATATAGTCAAAG gtcCCTGTGTGGACCCCTACCTCAAACAGATCTACACCGACCCCCCTCTTTCCCTGACTCCACCCTTTAGTCCCCGGGTGAAGGAGTATCGTGCTGAGGTGACCTTTGACACGTTGACTGTTCGGATCAGACCAGAGCCCCTCAGCTTGGCCTGCAGGGTCCACCTGGATGACCATCGAGGACCTAG GATGGCGAATTACCCGGTCGGCCTTGGTAACAGCAGGATCAGCATATTGGTGACGGACAATGCTGAGCCGGACCCCGTTGTCATGACAATCTACACCTTCCATATTTACCGTGACAGCCGGCCCAGTCTGCCCATGTTCGGAGATCACGTGACCTGCAGCTTTGTCCAG GACTGTGGTCTGCTGGTTCAGCCGGGTCAGGAATGTGGTCTCCAGCCTTTCATCAGGTCTCAGAGTCTACTTCAGACCTGCAGCTCAGGACACGCACCAG GTCGGTGGGTGGTTCCCTGTCTCAGCTGTTCTGACAACAGGACGTGTGATTGGAGGGAGGTTGCCTGGCAACCAGACGGTTGTTACCATCAGTTAGTGGACCGTCCCCAGCTGCAGGACTGTATGATGGACAGGAAG GTGCTGTTTATCGGCGACTCGACCAACCGTGGGATGATGTACTTCCTGATGGAGCGAGTCAACTCTAGTCTGCATGACTGGGGGAAAGCTCACGACACACTGGTTTACAGAAACCTGAATGGGGGCCGGACTCAGGTCGGATACTCGTACTACCCCCAGTTCTGGTTGAAGAAGAAGCAGCGGCCAATGTTCAAGCAGGCGCTGCTTCAGCTGCTCAATAG GTCACGACCTCTGGTGAACTCTAACCTGACTGTGTTAGTGGTGGGAGGGGTCCAGTGGCTCAACACTGATCACCTAAGGACGGTCCGAGAGGTCCTGGACAG GGAGTCTCTCAGTAACATTCTGGTGGTGGTAAAATCTTTGGGGATGGGTTTCCACCTTCCTGTAGATGGGATCAGATCTCTTGGCCTG AGAGAGGTCCAAGATCTGTACAGAGAGAACAGCAACATCATCGGCACAGCAAAGAATCATGGGTATGAGGTGATCGACACATTCAGCATCACGCTGGGTCGATACAAAGAGTTCCTGCAGGGACGATGTGCCTGTCACTTTCACGAG GTGGAGAAAATTGGGTCATCCAGAATCCCGGACAACACCTTGTCCATCACAAACAAAATCAGATTAACCAGAACCGGACCAGGATCCAGCAGCCAATCAGCTGTGCAGGACATGGAACAGGACGCTAGGTCTAGCCCCGCAACCTATCATGTAAAAGGACCAGTAAACCAGGTGTACTCTGAGATCCTGCTGAGCCGCCTGTGTCCCAAAACTAGAAACTAA
- the cped1 gene encoding cadherin-like and PC-esterase domain-containing protein 1 isoform X1, translating to MRCLLASAARPLLRDTGMILRRSSFSGPLLLGVAVCLFYQTLMVVRNRLRSGQPAVKDVRSRKSSVVQMEETRVLISSLESLRNQLQVWSQNPSRHRRAVVLRGRHQVSDTEVQLYQQVLQQMNYEVQMSTYAETSSFLRTNQGGNAPGFRQDTGVIMFGSLVLPGLGGWSLLLCLSSSERSCLRRISFSQLQRHQMVNLIPGLMEAFSDAGGGLCNFYTQLHLTNLPMKPYSCGLTNHMLQIPQDSHSPGVVAMVNVFVLVTSAKPLTSFLHDISVVTTNQELKGRPTKFRDFLLQQLGPTNSQKALGQTKKVIAEVLQAATSTKQWKQTLHRCVLCYQLLTFTLLFSGSTTPVIIQVDTGLTFSAQSQDMFDGQITKDLILEDMLRFTLMPQTHLSSEIEGRQYGGCRGTHSVCLSEDQFLLLLQFQQQMKMPSPFQGLYLSSTSTSSSSSSHAQNISDLLLRISHYYELQRNSSYRNDKTKEPTNRDATVVFSQDIVKGPCVDPYLKQIYTDPPLSLTPPFSPRVKEYRAEVTFDTLTVRIRPEPLSLACRVHLDDHRGPRMANYPVGLGNSRISILVTDNAEPDPVVMTIYTFHIYRDSRPSLPMFGDHVTCSFVQDCGLLVQPGQECGLQPFIRSQSLLQTCSSGHAPGRWVVPCLSCSDNRTCDWREVAWQPDGCYHQLVDRPQLQDCMMDRKVLFIGDSTNRGMMYFLMERVNSSLHDWGKAHDTLVYRNLNGGRTQVGYSYYPQFWLKKKQRPMFKQALLQLLNRSRPLVNSNLTVLVVGGVQWLNTDHLRTVREVLDRESLSNILVVVKSLGMGFHLPVDGIRSLGLREVQDLYRENSNIIGTAKNHGYEVIDTFSITLGRYKEFLQGRCACHFHEVEKIGSSRIPDNTLSITNKIRLTRTGPGSSSQSAVQDMEQDARSSPATYHVKGPVNQVYSEILLSRLCPKTRN from the exons CTCCAGGTGTGGTCACAGAACCCCTCCCGGCATCGGCGGGCTGTGGTCCTGAGGGGTCGACATCAGGTTTCAGACACCGAGGTCCAGCTGTACCAGCAGGTATTGCAGCAGATGAACTACGAGGTCCAGATGTCCACATACGCTGAGACCAGCAGTTTCCTCAGAACAAACCAGG GTGGAAATGCACCAGGATTTAGACAAGATACAGGTGTCATCATGTTTGGATCATTGGTCCTGCCAG GTCTGGGGGGATGGAGCTTGTTGCTGTGTCTCAGTAGTTCAGAGAGGAGCTGTCTAAGAAGAATCTCCTTCTCTCAACTGCAGCGTCATCAGATG GTGAACCTGATTCCTGGGCTAATGGAGGCATTCTCTGATGCAGGTGGAGGACTCTGTAACTTCTATACTCAGTTACACCTGACAA ATTTACCCATGAAGCCATATTCCTGTGGATTGACCAATCACATGCTGCAGATTCCTCAGGACAG TCACTCACCTGGTGTGGTTGCCatggtaaatgtttttgtcctggTGACTTCAGCCAAACCTCTGACATCATTCCTTCATGACATCAGCGTGGTGACCACCAATCAAGAGCTGAAGGGACGACCCACAAAG TTCAGGgacttcctgctgcagcagctcgGACCAACAAACTCCCAAAAGGCTTTGGGGCAGACGAAGAAGGTGATAGCGGAAGTGCTGCAGGCAGCAACGTCGACCAAACAGTGGAAACAAACTCTCCACAG GTGTGTGCTGTGCTACCAGCTGCTCACCTTCACTCTGCTGTTCAGTGGCTCCACCACACCTGTTATCATCCAG GTGGATACTGGTTTAACCTTTTCTGCTCAGAGCCAGGACATGTTTGATGGACAGATCACCAAAGACCTGATCCTGGAAGACATGCTTCGCTTTACCCTGATGCCACAAACACACCTGTCCTCAGAGATAGAGGGGAGACAG TATGGGGGCTGCAGAGGGACACACAGTGTCTGTTTGTCAGAAGACCAGTTTCTCCTCCTGCTTCAGTTTCAGCAACAGATGAAGATGCCGTCACCTTTTCAAGGG CTTTatctctcctccacctctacctcctcttcctcctcctcccatgcTCAGAACATTTCTGATCTCCTGCTCCGGATCAGTCATTACTACGAGTTGCAGAGAAACAGCAGCTACAG AAATGACAAGACAAAAGAACCGACTAATCGGGATGCAACTGTGGTGTTTTCCCAGGATATAGTCAAAG gtcCCTGTGTGGACCCCTACCTCAAACAGATCTACACCGACCCCCCTCTTTCCCTGACTCCACCCTTTAGTCCCCGGGTGAAGGAGTATCGTGCTGAGGTGACCTTTGACACGTTGACTGTTCGGATCAGACCAGAGCCCCTCAGCTTGGCCTGCAGGGTCCACCTGGATGACCATCGAGGACCTAG GATGGCGAATTACCCGGTCGGCCTTGGTAACAGCAGGATCAGCATATTGGTGACGGACAATGCTGAGCCGGACCCCGTTGTCATGACAATCTACACCTTCCATATTTACCGTGACAGCCGGCCCAGTCTGCCCATGTTCGGAGATCACGTGACCTGCAGCTTTGTCCAG GACTGTGGTCTGCTGGTTCAGCCGGGTCAGGAATGTGGTCTCCAGCCTTTCATCAGGTCTCAGAGTCTACTTCAGACCTGCAGCTCAGGACACGCACCAG GTCGGTGGGTGGTTCCCTGTCTCAGCTGTTCTGACAACAGGACGTGTGATTGGAGGGAGGTTGCCTGGCAACCAGACGGTTGTTACCATCAGTTAGTGGACCGTCCCCAGCTGCAGGACTGTATGATGGACAGGAAG GTGCTGTTTATCGGCGACTCGACCAACCGTGGGATGATGTACTTCCTGATGGAGCGAGTCAACTCTAGTCTGCATGACTGGGGGAAAGCTCACGACACACTGGTTTACAGAAACCTGAATGGGGGCCGGACTCAGGTCGGATACTCGTACTACCCCCAGTTCTGGTTGAAGAAGAAGCAGCGGCCAATGTTCAAGCAGGCGCTGCTTCAGCTGCTCAATAG GTCACGACCTCTGGTGAACTCTAACCTGACTGTGTTAGTGGTGGGAGGGGTCCAGTGGCTCAACACTGATCACCTAAGGACGGTCCGAGAGGTCCTGGACAG GGAGTCTCTCAGTAACATTCTGGTGGTGGTAAAATCTTTGGGGATGGGTTTCCACCTTCCTGTAGATGGGATCAGATCTCTTGGCCTG AGAGAGGTCCAAGATCTGTACAGAGAGAACAGCAACATCATCGGCACAGCAAAGAATCATGGGTATGAGGTGATCGACACATTCAGCATCACGCTGGGTCGATACAAAGAGTTCCTGCAGGGACGATGTGCCTGTCACTTTCACGAG GTGGAGAAAATTGGGTCATCCAGAATCCCGGACAACACCTTGTCCATCACAAACAAAATCAGATTAACCAGAACCGGACCAGGATCCAGCAGCCAATCAGCTGTGCAGGACATGGAACAGGACGCTAGGTCTAGCCCCGCAACCTATCATGTAAAAGGACCAGTAAACCAGGTGTACTCTGAGATCCTGCTGAGCCGCCTGTGTCCCAAAACTAGAAACTAA